The region TCTGGAAAGAAGAAGCTGGCTTTTGGCGGCGATGGATCGTCGCGCCCCGACGCTTGCAAGCTCGAGGAGAACGAGGTGTACGGTGTGGACATTGTCGTGTCGACGTCGGCTGACGGCAAGAGCAAGTCGGACGACGCTTTCACGTCGATCTTCTGCAAGACCAACGCTACGTACCTGCTCAAGATGGCTACGTCGCGCAAGGTGTTCTCTGAGATCCAGAAGAAGGCCGGCGCCTTCCCCTTCAacctgcgtgcgctcgaaGACGAAAAGCGGGCACGTATGGGCGTGCAGGAGTGCTCGAACCACGGACTTGTCACGCCCTTCCAGGTCCTGGTGGACGCCAACGCTTCTGCCATCACGGCCCAGGTATTCTTCACGGTCGCTGTCAGCGGTAAGGGTGCGATCCGTCTGACGCCCGCCCCGACGTGGTTCGATGCCGAGAAGGTCAAGAGCGAGAAGGAGGTGACGAACGAGGAGATCAAGGCGCTCCTGGCTACGAGTGTGCGCcagacgaagaagaagacaaAGAAGACGACGGATGGTTCAtcagcgcctgccgctgcctAACGCCCCCCAAAATGGAGGCATCACACTGGCTGTATATGTCGCACATAGTATACACAGGTCTCGTGATGCATTATATACGTGAAATGGCTGTCTCAAGGAGCGAGAGGCGCAGGGACAGCTCGCCCTCTGGCACATGCGGTCTCCAGGACTCGACCCATGATGCGAGCGGCTGGACGAATCGACGGTACAGGCGCTCGTactcgcgctcgtcatgCACGCCCGTGACATTGtgagcggcgtcgcgcaccGTCACAAAGTAAAAGAGAGAAAGGCATTCCTGCAGATAGGTCTGGTGCTGCACAAGGTACGCGGCCAACTCGTCCAAATGCGGCGTCGCATGACCGCCGTCCTTaggcggcggtggcagCGAAGAAGGCACGACTagcagctcgtcgttcCACACACGCCACAAGCGGCCGTCatcgaggagcgcatcgtggccatggacatgctcgacCTTGTCGAGACGCCGTGCAATAATATCACGCAAGAGATGCACAGTCGCACcacgcagcggcacggGTGCCGTGGGCGACATGCACTCTCGTACGATACGGAGCGTCACGTCGTCCGAGCTGTGATCACGCACAAGACGTCTCATCACGTCAAACGACCTTGGCCGCACATCTGCCGCCTGTGTGGCGTACGTGGCCACTAAGGCAAGTGCACGAACGGTGTACGTGAtatcgtcgtcgctcatCACGTCGGGCGGTAGTGCGTGCTCGATCCAGTCGAGAAAGAGAACAAGACACTCACAAAACAAGGTGTCGTGGACGCACATCATCGTGCGAGATGCAATCGGCACATCCAGCGGCCCCAGCCCTGGCATCAGTGTGCCGGGTAGCACACCCGCtaggcgcacgagcatctCGCGCGCCGTATCAGGCGCCCAGCGCTGCGGCTCAGCTAACGTAGTGCTCTTCTGCGTTGCAATGCGCAACCGACGGCGCGAGCGTCCCCTCATGCGTGACATGAACGATTCGTACGCGAGCTGGTGCACGAACAGCACAAACGCATGCCttgcgctcggcacggcgagcgctGCTCGATTCGTATCGGGCGTCCCCAACGCGCAACATCCTAGGTCGACGCCTAGTTGTTCGTAGGTCTTGCGCACAATATTCCACACTGTGATGCGTGGCGACACATCTGGTGCTTCTCTTGTCGCTCGAGGCAAGAAGCGGAGCAGTTCGTACAACGCGTCCGTGAGCATACCACCCAAGTCGGGCGGCTCTTCCATACTTTGGGCATGCGGGCGCAAACTCAGCACGAGCTCACACAACACGATCGCCGCTTGCGTCGCGAGTTCTTCGTGCGTGTCACTCTCTGCAATCATACCCAGTGCATCACACAGCACATCACGATACAGCGTCGGGTATACGAGCCCAAGCACCGACTCCACGGTCGCCTTGGGCCGTCGCGTACGAATAGCAGGGAGCACATTGGCCagtcgctgcagctggcCTATGaccgcctgcacgagcatggGCGCATCGCGGGCGAGCATGGTCACAGCATCACGGTCCGCATCGCTCACCGGCACATCGTCGCGGGAGCGCCACGCCAAACTCAAGCGTTCAATTTGCTCTTGAAATCCGAGACACATTTCTTTGGCACTGCTGCAGGCACTAAACAGCTCCAGCACGGCAAGCGCGACACTGCCCGTGTTCGTGTGCGCATCGCGTGGCACGGTATCATGCTCGCCGACCAGAGCCAACGTCGGgcccagcacatccagAGCGCGGAAATTGCGCTCGGACATTTGGATACGAAgtgcgtcgctgtgcgTACCCTGTAAAGAGCGCTCTAGACGGCGGTACAAGCGCGAAACGAGCATGTAcaggcgctgtgcatgcTCGTGGTCTGTATCAGCACGTCCAGGCATCACACGCCGCACGAGAAGGGAACGACATGTGCCTTCAATAGCATCGAGCGACGTATCTAGTTCATGGGGCCCCATAGCATCGGCCGTGGCCGGCATCAGTGACGTgtcaggcacaggcgtTTCGCTACCTGACCACCGAGCCGATGGGCTTTGCACGCGGCTCGAAGTCGACGATGCGAGTGACTCACTTCTGAGCACACCACCATTGCTGAGCGCACCTCGGATGTAAggtacggcacgcgcgtcggAAACATACACATGCACGCCTCGCGGAGCACGACTCTGCAGGCTGCGGGCTCGCGATCGCGAGCGAGTACGATACTGAGGTGAGGTTTTCACAATCTGCGGCGGCGGAAGCCGCTCAACACGTGTATCAATACGTAGGTTGGGCTCTTCAGCTGTGCCTTGACGCGTCAAGGCAGTCTCTTTCTTGATGGGTGCAAAGCGATTTTGCAGGGCCTCGGCAATCATCTCAGGTGCTGGCGTCTCAAATTCTGGATACTTAGGTGTATCCGTACCGCTATCTGGAAACGTGACCACCACATAGCACACAAGCATGCACAGAGGGCCTTGCTTTCCAGAGGGCCCACTACTAGGCGGCTCCGAGTCGTGCTTCGCATCAGGATCGATCGCACGTTGCGGCAGCTTGACGAGTTCCTCTGTCGTTGCCTGTCGCCCAAATAGGGAAAAAAAGGACTGCATCATTTGTGTGAGCATCCCAGGCTCTTCATCCTGAATCAGCTCGACCACACACTGGAACGCGCAAGAACGAACAGCATCAAAAGCCGatggcgccgccgtgcccAAGCGCATAATACCTGGCTCATCCTGTTGGTAGGCGACTCCCACCGTATGATACAAAATGCCAGCACATCGGAAGCAGTACCTAATGAATGACAGTACGCGTTGACTAGGCTGCAGTGATGTATTAAGAAGCGTAATCATGGAAAAATGGGACAGGTCCATACCCAGTGGCATATCAGCCATGGCATGCGTCAGAGCCTCGCTCGTAAGAACAAGGGGCAGTACCATAGCATGCTGGGGTGGCGCAGGCACAAATGACGTGCATTTGAGCTCGCGGCGTTGGCGTTCGGACGGCATGCCTGCTTCCGCTTCAACGCGCTCTGCAAGCTGATCAAAGTGGCGCATACGTGCTTCAGCCTGCAAGTCAAGCAGACCCGCCACATCGTCCCGAAGCTGCGACGGTGGAAGACTCGAAATCACACGCTGTGCACGAACGCCCATCGAGGCTGGCGATGTATGCGATGTGCCAAGTGGGTATCGAATACCGGAGAGGCAACGAAGAAGCGTAATACCACACGTCCAAGCATCGACTTCTGGACCCCAGTAGGTGACAGTACCCAATGGATGCGAGAGCGCAGCGACAATCTCAGGGCAGTGAAAGGCCGGACTGCCACAACACGTCGTCAATTTGGCATGACTCCGGCTGAAGTGCGTCGCTAAGCCAAAGTCGAGCAACTTGAGCTGTAGCGTATCTGGATGAACTAACACGTTTTCTGGTTTAACATCGCGATGGCATACTCGCAACGGTGTGTGAATAGCATGCAGTGCCATGACAAGCTGGGCCAAGATTTTGTAAGCCACATCTTCCGGAAGCTTGTGTGGTCCCGACGGATTGTCTTGATTATAGGTAGAAAtcagcgactcgagcgtcACGTAGCCGTCCAAATACTCTTCTACCAGGTAAAAGTGGCCAGGTGTACGAATCGTTTCCACCACAGTCACAAGGTTTGGATGCGGTGGAATCTCTGCGAGCAGTGTAGGTTCGCGCAATAAGCGCGTGGCTACCAGTTCATGATGGGGAAACAGCGGCGTGTGTTTGATGGCATACCGCTGACCATTCTTGATGGCCAGATATACGGTAGAAAAACGGCCTCGACCCAACGTTTTCGGCATGATCGTATAGTCACAAATACCCCAATCTAAGAGGCAATCCATACCCGTGACTTCACATGGCTCAGCTGTGCGCTTGAGGATATTTTCAACGGGCGGTACCACATCCGCCGCCGTCCATCCAAATCTGTTGACCTTGTTTGAGCGTCGCTTTTTCAGCTCTTCAAACCAAAGCAGTACATTGCTTCCTGCTCCACGCGTACGAAGCCATTCTTCCCTATCACGCCTAGCGGCATGGGCCTGTTGTGCAGCCACATACGAGCGCGAGTGACGTGATCGTGGCGTAGACCTTGTCTTCGCCTCGGAACCAATGCTGGCACCATCCTGTTTGACTTCACCTGCTAAAGGCTTTTTGTGTCTTGTCGTTGTCCGCTCAGGCGGAGCGGCCATATATACTCACGCACCAGGCGTTCAATGTCCAAACGGAGCAGAAACCAATCTGCCAGTGCCGCTCCTCTGGTATAGGCTGCGCGACTCTAATAAAGACTTTTTTCTTGCCATGATGCACACTATCCTGATTGGTTTATGCAAAGCTGGCAGCTCCACATTGGCTCATGAAGCTTTCGCCACACAAAATGGGTGCAGTGAGGGTATCTACGACGGCTACTGGTCCATATGGTATGTGCGTCGTATAGGTTCTGGTGAAGGTGTGCGTCTGAGTGGCGTCGCATCATGTTTCGATGAACACGTACTGCAAGATGAAGGATGATGTGGTGAAGAGCATGTGCTACAGGACGCTGACTGAGTCCCGTGCGAGTCATTGTCATCTGATAACGTCACAGAAGGCGAGCGCACTTTTCGATCATTTTCTCGCTCTGCCAGAATCTGGTCTGCTACTCCATGTCTGTCGTAAGATATAGGTTGACATACCCACGGACCGGCTCAGGTGCCTTTTCAAGAGGCCGTGGCACCGCCAGTGATGGATTCATAAGCACTTGCGTACGCGTGGGTCGTTTTTTATAGGGCCTCGGGTTTCTGCATTCGTAGATCGCATGCCCTGGACGTTCACATCGCTGGCACACGCGGGTGTCCTTTCTGCTTGATCCGCTCGGCACCACACGCGACGGGAACATGAGCACTATCTGTCGAGCGCCACGGCGTCAGGCAGGGGCTGATGACATAAGCATCCGGAAGGACCGTGCGTTCGAGAGCCTTCTAGGTGTTCAGGGCGTCAAGTATAAACTCACCGCGATTTTGCCACCCCGCGCGCACTTGGACAACGTATGTCTACTTTGCAAAAACTTCGAAGGGTGCCATTGGCATGTCATAACCATGTACGCATGGTATCTGGCATGCGTCTGGCTACGACGTCGAGAGTTGCACGCTCTTCAACGCTTCCTCGTAATCTGTCCCCACGTCTTTTGCATACATCTGCTGCTCGGATGAACTCGCCTCCCGGCGGAGGAGGAGGTTTTCCTGGCATGCGGATGAACATGCAAGGGCAAGATGCTAAACCAGGTGAGACACTCGCCCAA is a window of Malassezia restricta chromosome III, complete sequence DNA encoding:
- a CDS encoding proliferation-associated protein 1; the encoded protein is MTDAQENFDVILTKYKTAGEIAAKAMRTLVDAAQEGKTVLELMQLGDEAVEQGTAAVFKDKKMSKGLAFPTTVSINHVVCNYAPLPSDEASKTQLKNGDVVKFQLGAQIDGYPAVLGETVVVGASAQNPVTGRAADVIKAAHTAADVAIRLMRPGMLNHDVGKQIEQSIKDFDVRGVDGMQTNQFSKDNISGKKKLAFGGDGSSRPDACKLEENEVYGVDIVVSTSADGKSKSDDAFTSIFCKTNATYLLKMATSRKVFSEIQKKAGAFPFNLRALEDEKRARMGVQECSNHGLVTPFQVLVDANASAITAQVFFTVAVSGKGAIRLTPAPTWFDAEKVKSEKEVTNEEIKALLATSVRQTKKKTKKTTDGSSAPAAA
- a CDS encoding map microtubule affinity-regulating kinase, with the translated sequence MAAPPERTTTRHKKPLAGEVKQDGASIGSEAKTRSTPRSRHSRSYVAAQQAHAARRDREEWLRTRGAGSNVLLWFEELKKRRSNKVNRFGWTAADVVPPVENILKRTAEPCEVTGMDCLLDWGICDYTIMPKTLGRGRFSTVYLAIKNGQRYAIKHTPLFPHHELVATRLLREPTLLAEIPPHPNLVTVVETIRTPGHFYLVEEYLDGYVTLESLISTYNQDNPSGPHKLPEDVAYKILAQLVMALHAIHTPLRVCHRDVKPENVLVHPDTLQLKLLDFGLATHFSRSHAKLTTCCGSPAFHCPEIVAALSHPLGTVTYWGPEVDAWTCGITLLRCLSGIRYPLGTSHTSPASMGVRAQRVISSLPPSQLRDDVAGLLDLQAEARMRHFDQLAERVEAEAGMPSERQRRELKCTSFVPAPPQHAMVLPLVLTSEALTHAMADMPLGMDLSHFSMITLLNTSLQPSQRVLSFIRYCFRCAGILYHTVGVAYQQDEPGIMRLGTAAPSAFDAVRSCAFQCVVELIQDEEPGMLTQMMQSFFSLFGRQATTEELVKLPQRAIDPDAKHDSEPPSSGPSGKQGPLCMLVCYVVVTFPDSGTDTPKYPEFETPAPEMIAEALQNRFAPIKKETALTRQGTAEEPNLRIDTRVERLPPPQIVKTSPQYRTRSRSRARSLQSRAPRGVHVYVSDARAVPYIRGALSNGGVLRSESLASSTSSRVQSPSARWSGSETPVPDTSLMPATADAMGPHELDTSLDAIEGTCRSLLVRRVMPGRADTDHEHAQRLYMLVSRLYRRLERSLQGTHSDALRIQMSERNFRALDVLGPTLALVGEHDTVPRDAHTNTGSVALAVLELFSACSSAKEMCLGFQEQIERLSLAWRSRDDVPVSDADRDAVTMLARDAPMLVQAVIGQLQRLANVLPAIRTRRPKATVESVLGLVYPTLYRDVLCDALGMIAESDTHEELATQAAIVLCELVLSLRPHAQSMEEPPDLGGMLTDALYELLRFLPRATREAPDVSPRITVWNIVRKTYEQLGVDLGCCALGTPDTNRAALAVPSARHAFVLFVHQLAYESFMSRMRGRSRRRLRIATQKSTTLAEPQRWAPDTAREMLVRLAGVLPGTLMPGLGPLDVPIASRTMMCVHDTLFCECLVLFLDWIEHALPPDVMSDDDITYTVRALALVATYATQAADVRPRSFDVMRRLVRDHSSDDVTLRIVRECMSPTAPVPLRGATVHLLRDIIARRLDKVEHVHGHDALLDDGRLWRVWNDELLVVPSSLPPPPKDGGHATPHLDELAAYLVQHQTYLQECLSLFYFVTVRDAAHNVTGVHDEREYERLYRRFVQPLASWVESWRPHVPEGELSLRLSLLETAISRI